The Brachyhypopomus gauderio isolate BG-103 chromosome 2, BGAUD_0.2, whole genome shotgun sequence genome contains a region encoding:
- the rfx1a gene encoding MHC class II regulatory factor RFX1a isoform X1, producing the protein MADRGNPSFLQRGHFNQGNLMATPAYVEELQQTSQPQGGGVTVTSGQPATATAAPQQFLAELQTTVVSGSASTPTGQTTPPPTQAQKTPTVVQPPPTQAPPTQTQYVTAEIQSSPTQSSNAQSTPQYIVVTVTEGSLHSSDSVSDSSSPPAVVQTGVPTQVVQQVQSVQQRSVVQATSQSTKTEQGTQLSVTSLQPVHLTQESAFIRQQAHEAERERTGQRDRALDEWWEPCVGLTAQPDRALGAYVDGYVLDYPCYPLALHAGLAPFSFPVPVMAVGWDPECTPSPYAHAATAGHTFLFETASDYGLQQVPVQHVYTNQVQYVEGGENNYTTSTIRSSSFPYTDSPLYTQPSAGQYYESTPASASQAASPGTPLTVAVTTGSTGVSMFVAGASQIVANPASGTGGGATAVIAASGAAANGSGEGGGGANGSGGSYVIQGGYMLGSSGSSNSGNGQSYSHNARASPATVSISEGEENSVPSADKKLSSGPQVQWLLDNYETAEGVSLPRSTLYCHYLLHCQEQKLEPVNAASFGKLIRSVFMGLRTRRLGTRGNSKYHYYGLRIKASSSLLRLMEDQQHLAMRQQPFSQKQRLKPVQKVEGMTNGMSSGAGQPQQQQQGSGLSDISAQVQQYQQFLDASRALPEFPDIDLRGKPMPEGTELEHIKSFQLLYREHCEAILDVMVNLQFTLVETLWKTFWRFSESQAGDSATLAVHDESEKRLPKSCLVMLCKHDPVLRWSRDCDNALYQGLVEILIPDVLRPIPSALTQAIRNFAKSLESWLTNAMMNIPEEMVRVKVTCANAFAQTLRRYTSLNHLAQAARAVLQNTAQINQMLSDLNRVDFANVQEQASWVCRCEDRVVQRLEQDFKLTLQQQNSLEQWAAWLDGVVSQVLKPYQASSAFPKAAKLFLLRWSFYSSMVIRDLTLRSAASFGSFHLIRLLYDEYMYYLIEHRVAQAKGETPIAVMGEFASLGRSLSTLDPDKEEEEEEEDESEDECQELSLPSDGGALGEESLEPPAKLARTDQRVLFSTGNVQD; encoded by the exons ATGGCAGACAGGGGAAATCCTTCATTTCTGCAAAGGGGA CATTTCAACCAGGGTAACTTGATGGCAACTCCAGCCTACGTGGAGGAGCTGCAACAGACCTCCCAACCTCAAGGGGGCGGTGTTACTGTAACATCAGGGCAGCCAGCAACAGCGACCGCAGCCCCTCAGCAGTTCCTGGCCGAGCTGCAGACCACTGTAGTCTCTGGTTCAGCATCAACGCCCACCGGCCAGACCACGCCCCCTCCTACGCAGGCACAGAAAACACCTACAGTTGTCCAGCCCCCACCCACTCAagctccacccacacagacacaataTGTCACAGCTGAGATTCAGAGCTCACCCACACAATCCAGCAATGCCCAGAGCACGCCACAATACATTGTGGTCACTGTTACAG AGGGTTCCCTTCACTCCAGCGACTCGGTCTCGGACTCCAGCTCTCCTCCTGCAGTGGTGCAGACTGGAGTTCCCACACAAGTGGTGCAGCAGGTGCAGTCAGTCCAGcag AGGTCAGTGGTCCAAGCTACATCTCAGTCAACCAAGACAGAACAGGGCACCCAACTGAGCGTCACCAGCCTACAGCCTGTACACTTGACTCAggag AGCGCTTTTATCAGGCAGCAGGCAcatgaggcagagagggagaggacagggcagagagacagagcacTAGATGAGTGGTGGGAGCCCTGTGTGGGACTGACAGCGCAACCAGACAGAGCCCTGGGCGCGTATGTGGACGGCTACGTCCTGGACTACCCCTGCTACCCGCTCGCCCTGCATGCGGGACTCGCCCCGTTCTCCTTCCCCGTGCCCGTCATGGCGGTGGGCTGGGATCCTGAGTGCACTCCGAGCCCCTATGCGCACGCAGCCACCGCTGGACACACCTTCCTGTTTGAGACGGCCTCCGACTACGGA cTTCAGCAGGTGCCTGTGCAGCATGTGTACACTAACCAGGTGCAATATGTGGAGGGAGGAGAAAATAACTACACTACCAGTACCAT CCGCTCCAGCAGTTTCCCCTACACAGACAGCCCGCTGTACACCCAGCCCAGTGCTGGTCAGTACTACGAGAGCACCCCAGCCTCCGCGTCCCAGGCTGCCTCCCCTGGTACCCCTCTCACCGTGGCCGTTACCACGGGCTCCACCGGCGTCTCCATGTTCGTGGCAGGCGCCAGCCAGATCGTGGCCAATCCCGCATCGGGCACGGGGGGCGGGGCCACGGCGGTGATTGCGGCATCGGGGGCGGCGGCTAACGGCTCCGGGgagggaggaggcggggctaacGGCAGCGGCGGGAGCTACGTGATTCAGGGCGGCTACATGCTGGGCAGCAGTGGCTCCAGTAACAGCGGGAACGGCCAGAGTTACTCGCACAACGCTCGTGCCTCCCCGGCCACCGTGAGTATTAGCGAGGGAGAGGAGAATAGCGTGCCGTCAGCAGACAAAAAG CTCTCCTCTGGCCCCCAGGTGCAGTGGTTGTTGGATAACTACGAGACGGCGGAGGGCGTGAGTCTGCCCCGCTCCACCCTCTACTGCCACTACCTGCTGCACTGTCAGGAGCAGAAGCTGGAGCCCGTCAACGCCGCCTCCTTCGGCAAACTCATCCGCTCCGTCTTCATGGGCCTGAGGACCAGACGCCTGGGGACCCG AGGGAACTCTAAGTACCACTACTACGGCCTGAGAATCAAGGCTAGCTCCTCTCTGCTCCGCCTGATGGAGGACCAGCAGCATCTGGCCATGAGACAACAACCTTTCTCTCAGAAACAGAG GTTGAAGCCAGTGCAGAAGGTGGAAGGAATGACCAATGGGATGTCGTCGGGGGCGGGGCAaccgcagcagcagcagcagggtTCAGGGCTGTCAGATATCAGTGCTCAAGTTCAGCAGTACCAGCAGTTCCTCG ATGCTTCTCGCGCCCTCCCCGAGTTCCCCGATATTGACCTGCGGGGGAAGCCCATGCCAGAGGGCACCGAGCTGGAGCACATCAAGAGCTTCCAGCTGCTCTACAGAGAGCACTGCGAG GCCATCCTGGATGTGATGGTCAACTTGCAGTTCACACTGGTGGAGACCTTGTGGAAAACCTTCTGGAGGTTTAGTGAGAGCCAAGCCGGAGACTCAGCCACTCTGGCTGT CCACGACGAGTCTGAGAAGCGCCTGCCCAAGTCGTGCTTGGTGATGCTGTGCAAACACGATCCCGTTCTGCGCTGGAGTCGGGACTGTGACAACGCGCTGTACCAGGGGCTGGTGGAGATCCTCATCCCAGATGTCCTGAGGCCCATCCCCA GTGCCTTAACTCAAGCCATCCGTAATTTTGCCAAGAGTTTGGAGAGCTGGCTCACTAACGCCATGATGAACATTCCCGAGGAGATGGTCCGTGTTAAG GTGACGTGTGCGAACGCCTTCGCTCAGACCCTGCGCAGGTACACCTCCCTCAACCACCTGGCCCAGGCGGCACGCGCCGTCCTCCAGAACACCGCACAGATCAACCAGATGCTCAGCGACCTCAACCGGGTCGACTTCGCTAATGTGCAG GAGCAGGCCTcttgggtgtgtagatgtgaggatcgGGTCGTGCAGCGTTTAGAGCAGGACTTTAAGCTCACCCTCCAGCAGCAGAACTCTCTGGAACAGTGGGCAGCTTGGCTAGACGGGGTGGTCTCCCAGGTCCTAAAGCCCTACCAGGCCAGCTCGGCCTTCCCCAAGGCAGCCAAGCTCTTTCTGCTCAGGTGGAGCTTCTACAG ctCTATGGTGATCAGAGACCTGACCCTGCGCAGTGCGGCGAGTTTCGGCTCCTTCCACCTCATCCGTCTGCTGTACGATGAGTACATGTACTACCTTATAGAGCACAGAGTGGCCCAGGCCAAAGGGGAGACTCCCATCGCCGTCATGGGAGAG TTTGCAAGCCTTGGGCGTAGTCTGAGTACACTGGATCCTGATAAAG aagaggaagaggaggaggaagatgagagtgaggatgagtgtCAGGAGTTGTCCCTGCCCTCTGACGGTGGTGCCCTTGGGGAGGAGTCTCTGGAACCACCCGCCAAGCTGGCCCGAACTGACCAGAGAGTTCTCTTCAGCACGGGCAATGTGCAGgactga
- the rfx1a gene encoding MHC class II regulatory factor RFX1a isoform X3 produces the protein MADRGNPSFLQRGHFNQGNLMATPAYVEELQQTSQPQGGGVTVTSGQPATATAAPQQFLAELQTTVVSGSASTPTGQTTPPPTQAQKTPTVVQPPPTQAPPTQTQYVTAEIQSSPTQSSNAQSTPQYIVVTVTEGSLHSSDSVSDSSSPPAVVQTGVPTQVVQQVQSVQQRSVVQATSQSTKTEQGTQLSVTSLQPVHLTQESAFIRQQAHEAERERTGQRDRALDEWWEPCVGLTAQPDRALGAYVDGYVLDYPCYPLALHAGLAPFSFPVPVMAVGWDPECTPSPYAHAATAGHTFLFETASDYGLQQVPVQHVYTNQVQYVEGGENNYTTSTIRSSSFPYTDSPLYTQPSAGQYYESTPASASQAASPGTPLTVAVTTGSTGVSMFVAGASQIVANPASGTGGGATAVIAASGAAANGSGEGGGGANGSGGSYVIQGGYMLGSSGSSNSGNGQSYSHNARASPATLSSGPQVQWLLDNYETAEGVSLPRSTLYCHYLLHCQEQKLEPVNAASFGKLIRSVFMGLRTRRLGTRGNSKYHYYGLRIKASSSLLRLMEDQQHLAMRQQPFSQKQRLKPVQKVEGMTNGMSSGAGQPQQQQQGSGLSDISAQVQQYQQFLDASRALPEFPDIDLRGKPMPEGTELEHIKSFQLLYREHCEAILDVMVNLQFTLVETLWKTFWRFSESQAGDSATLAVHDESEKRLPKSCLVMLCKHDPVLRWSRDCDNALYQGLVEILIPDVLRPIPSALTQAIRNFAKSLESWLTNAMMNIPEEMVRVKVTCANAFAQTLRRYTSLNHLAQAARAVLQNTAQINQMLSDLNRVDFANVQEQASWVCRCEDRVVQRLEQDFKLTLQQQNSLEQWAAWLDGVVSQVLKPYQASSAFPKAAKLFLLRWSFYSSMVIRDLTLRSAASFGSFHLIRLLYDEYMYYLIEHRVAQAKGETPIAVMGEFASLGRSLSTLDPDKEEEEEEEDESEDECQELSLPSDGGALGEESLEPPAKLARTDQRVLFSTGNVQD, from the exons ATGGCAGACAGGGGAAATCCTTCATTTCTGCAAAGGGGA CATTTCAACCAGGGTAACTTGATGGCAACTCCAGCCTACGTGGAGGAGCTGCAACAGACCTCCCAACCTCAAGGGGGCGGTGTTACTGTAACATCAGGGCAGCCAGCAACAGCGACCGCAGCCCCTCAGCAGTTCCTGGCCGAGCTGCAGACCACTGTAGTCTCTGGTTCAGCATCAACGCCCACCGGCCAGACCACGCCCCCTCCTACGCAGGCACAGAAAACACCTACAGTTGTCCAGCCCCCACCCACTCAagctccacccacacagacacaataTGTCACAGCTGAGATTCAGAGCTCACCCACACAATCCAGCAATGCCCAGAGCACGCCACAATACATTGTGGTCACTGTTACAG AGGGTTCCCTTCACTCCAGCGACTCGGTCTCGGACTCCAGCTCTCCTCCTGCAGTGGTGCAGACTGGAGTTCCCACACAAGTGGTGCAGCAGGTGCAGTCAGTCCAGcag AGGTCAGTGGTCCAAGCTACATCTCAGTCAACCAAGACAGAACAGGGCACCCAACTGAGCGTCACCAGCCTACAGCCTGTACACTTGACTCAggag AGCGCTTTTATCAGGCAGCAGGCAcatgaggcagagagggagaggacagggcagagagacagagcacTAGATGAGTGGTGGGAGCCCTGTGTGGGACTGACAGCGCAACCAGACAGAGCCCTGGGCGCGTATGTGGACGGCTACGTCCTGGACTACCCCTGCTACCCGCTCGCCCTGCATGCGGGACTCGCCCCGTTCTCCTTCCCCGTGCCCGTCATGGCGGTGGGCTGGGATCCTGAGTGCACTCCGAGCCCCTATGCGCACGCAGCCACCGCTGGACACACCTTCCTGTTTGAGACGGCCTCCGACTACGGA cTTCAGCAGGTGCCTGTGCAGCATGTGTACACTAACCAGGTGCAATATGTGGAGGGAGGAGAAAATAACTACACTACCAGTACCAT CCGCTCCAGCAGTTTCCCCTACACAGACAGCCCGCTGTACACCCAGCCCAGTGCTGGTCAGTACTACGAGAGCACCCCAGCCTCCGCGTCCCAGGCTGCCTCCCCTGGTACCCCTCTCACCGTGGCCGTTACCACGGGCTCCACCGGCGTCTCCATGTTCGTGGCAGGCGCCAGCCAGATCGTGGCCAATCCCGCATCGGGCACGGGGGGCGGGGCCACGGCGGTGATTGCGGCATCGGGGGCGGCGGCTAACGGCTCCGGGgagggaggaggcggggctaacGGCAGCGGCGGGAGCTACGTGATTCAGGGCGGCTACATGCTGGGCAGCAGTGGCTCCAGTAACAGCGGGAACGGCCAGAGTTACTCGCACAACGCTCGTGCCTCCCCGGCCACC CTCTCCTCTGGCCCCCAGGTGCAGTGGTTGTTGGATAACTACGAGACGGCGGAGGGCGTGAGTCTGCCCCGCTCCACCCTCTACTGCCACTACCTGCTGCACTGTCAGGAGCAGAAGCTGGAGCCCGTCAACGCCGCCTCCTTCGGCAAACTCATCCGCTCCGTCTTCATGGGCCTGAGGACCAGACGCCTGGGGACCCG AGGGAACTCTAAGTACCACTACTACGGCCTGAGAATCAAGGCTAGCTCCTCTCTGCTCCGCCTGATGGAGGACCAGCAGCATCTGGCCATGAGACAACAACCTTTCTCTCAGAAACAGAG GTTGAAGCCAGTGCAGAAGGTGGAAGGAATGACCAATGGGATGTCGTCGGGGGCGGGGCAaccgcagcagcagcagcagggtTCAGGGCTGTCAGATATCAGTGCTCAAGTTCAGCAGTACCAGCAGTTCCTCG ATGCTTCTCGCGCCCTCCCCGAGTTCCCCGATATTGACCTGCGGGGGAAGCCCATGCCAGAGGGCACCGAGCTGGAGCACATCAAGAGCTTCCAGCTGCTCTACAGAGAGCACTGCGAG GCCATCCTGGATGTGATGGTCAACTTGCAGTTCACACTGGTGGAGACCTTGTGGAAAACCTTCTGGAGGTTTAGTGAGAGCCAAGCCGGAGACTCAGCCACTCTGGCTGT CCACGACGAGTCTGAGAAGCGCCTGCCCAAGTCGTGCTTGGTGATGCTGTGCAAACACGATCCCGTTCTGCGCTGGAGTCGGGACTGTGACAACGCGCTGTACCAGGGGCTGGTGGAGATCCTCATCCCAGATGTCCTGAGGCCCATCCCCA GTGCCTTAACTCAAGCCATCCGTAATTTTGCCAAGAGTTTGGAGAGCTGGCTCACTAACGCCATGATGAACATTCCCGAGGAGATGGTCCGTGTTAAG GTGACGTGTGCGAACGCCTTCGCTCAGACCCTGCGCAGGTACACCTCCCTCAACCACCTGGCCCAGGCGGCACGCGCCGTCCTCCAGAACACCGCACAGATCAACCAGATGCTCAGCGACCTCAACCGGGTCGACTTCGCTAATGTGCAG GAGCAGGCCTcttgggtgtgtagatgtgaggatcgGGTCGTGCAGCGTTTAGAGCAGGACTTTAAGCTCACCCTCCAGCAGCAGAACTCTCTGGAACAGTGGGCAGCTTGGCTAGACGGGGTGGTCTCCCAGGTCCTAAAGCCCTACCAGGCCAGCTCGGCCTTCCCCAAGGCAGCCAAGCTCTTTCTGCTCAGGTGGAGCTTCTACAG ctCTATGGTGATCAGAGACCTGACCCTGCGCAGTGCGGCGAGTTTCGGCTCCTTCCACCTCATCCGTCTGCTGTACGATGAGTACATGTACTACCTTATAGAGCACAGAGTGGCCCAGGCCAAAGGGGAGACTCCCATCGCCGTCATGGGAGAG TTTGCAAGCCTTGGGCGTAGTCTGAGTACACTGGATCCTGATAAAG aagaggaagaggaggaggaagatgagagtgaggatgagtgtCAGGAGTTGTCCCTGCCCTCTGACGGTGGTGCCCTTGGGGAGGAGTCTCTGGAACCACCCGCCAAGCTGGCCCGAACTGACCAGAGAGTTCTCTTCAGCACGGGCAATGTGCAGgactga
- the rfx1a gene encoding MHC class II regulatory factor RFX1a isoform X2: MADRGNPSFLQRGHFNQGNLMATPAYVEELQQTSQPQGGGVTVTSGQPATATAAPQQFLAELQTTVVSGSASTPTGQTTPPPTQAQKTPTVVQPPPTQAPPTQTQYVTAEIQSSPTQSSNAQSTPQYIVVTVTEGSLHSSDSVSDSSSPPAVVQTGVPTQVVQQVQSVQQRSVVQATSQSTKTEQGTQLSVTSLQPVHLTQESAFIRQQAHEAERERTGQRDRALDEWWEPCVGLTAQPDRALGAYVDGYVLDYPCYPLALHAGLAPFSFPVPVMAVGWDPECTPSPYAHAATAGHTFLFETASDYGLQQVPVQHVYTNQVQYVEGGENNYTTSTIRSSSFPYTDSPLYTQPSAGQYYESTPASASQAASPGTPLTVAVTTGSTGVSMFVAGASQIVANPASGTGGGATAVIAASGAAANGSGEGGGGANGSGGSYVIQGGYMLGSSGSSNSGNGQSYSHNARASPATVSISEGEENSVPSADKKVQWLLDNYETAEGVSLPRSTLYCHYLLHCQEQKLEPVNAASFGKLIRSVFMGLRTRRLGTRGNSKYHYYGLRIKASSSLLRLMEDQQHLAMRQQPFSQKQRLKPVQKVEGMTNGMSSGAGQPQQQQQGSGLSDISAQVQQYQQFLDASRALPEFPDIDLRGKPMPEGTELEHIKSFQLLYREHCEAILDVMVNLQFTLVETLWKTFWRFSESQAGDSATLAVHDESEKRLPKSCLVMLCKHDPVLRWSRDCDNALYQGLVEILIPDVLRPIPSALTQAIRNFAKSLESWLTNAMMNIPEEMVRVKVTCANAFAQTLRRYTSLNHLAQAARAVLQNTAQINQMLSDLNRVDFANVQEQASWVCRCEDRVVQRLEQDFKLTLQQQNSLEQWAAWLDGVVSQVLKPYQASSAFPKAAKLFLLRWSFYSSMVIRDLTLRSAASFGSFHLIRLLYDEYMYYLIEHRVAQAKGETPIAVMGEFASLGRSLSTLDPDKEEEEEEEDESEDECQELSLPSDGGALGEESLEPPAKLARTDQRVLFSTGNVQD; the protein is encoded by the exons ATGGCAGACAGGGGAAATCCTTCATTTCTGCAAAGGGGA CATTTCAACCAGGGTAACTTGATGGCAACTCCAGCCTACGTGGAGGAGCTGCAACAGACCTCCCAACCTCAAGGGGGCGGTGTTACTGTAACATCAGGGCAGCCAGCAACAGCGACCGCAGCCCCTCAGCAGTTCCTGGCCGAGCTGCAGACCACTGTAGTCTCTGGTTCAGCATCAACGCCCACCGGCCAGACCACGCCCCCTCCTACGCAGGCACAGAAAACACCTACAGTTGTCCAGCCCCCACCCACTCAagctccacccacacagacacaataTGTCACAGCTGAGATTCAGAGCTCACCCACACAATCCAGCAATGCCCAGAGCACGCCACAATACATTGTGGTCACTGTTACAG AGGGTTCCCTTCACTCCAGCGACTCGGTCTCGGACTCCAGCTCTCCTCCTGCAGTGGTGCAGACTGGAGTTCCCACACAAGTGGTGCAGCAGGTGCAGTCAGTCCAGcag AGGTCAGTGGTCCAAGCTACATCTCAGTCAACCAAGACAGAACAGGGCACCCAACTGAGCGTCACCAGCCTACAGCCTGTACACTTGACTCAggag AGCGCTTTTATCAGGCAGCAGGCAcatgaggcagagagggagaggacagggcagagagacagagcacTAGATGAGTGGTGGGAGCCCTGTGTGGGACTGACAGCGCAACCAGACAGAGCCCTGGGCGCGTATGTGGACGGCTACGTCCTGGACTACCCCTGCTACCCGCTCGCCCTGCATGCGGGACTCGCCCCGTTCTCCTTCCCCGTGCCCGTCATGGCGGTGGGCTGGGATCCTGAGTGCACTCCGAGCCCCTATGCGCACGCAGCCACCGCTGGACACACCTTCCTGTTTGAGACGGCCTCCGACTACGGA cTTCAGCAGGTGCCTGTGCAGCATGTGTACACTAACCAGGTGCAATATGTGGAGGGAGGAGAAAATAACTACACTACCAGTACCAT CCGCTCCAGCAGTTTCCCCTACACAGACAGCCCGCTGTACACCCAGCCCAGTGCTGGTCAGTACTACGAGAGCACCCCAGCCTCCGCGTCCCAGGCTGCCTCCCCTGGTACCCCTCTCACCGTGGCCGTTACCACGGGCTCCACCGGCGTCTCCATGTTCGTGGCAGGCGCCAGCCAGATCGTGGCCAATCCCGCATCGGGCACGGGGGGCGGGGCCACGGCGGTGATTGCGGCATCGGGGGCGGCGGCTAACGGCTCCGGGgagggaggaggcggggctaacGGCAGCGGCGGGAGCTACGTGATTCAGGGCGGCTACATGCTGGGCAGCAGTGGCTCCAGTAACAGCGGGAACGGCCAGAGTTACTCGCACAACGCTCGTGCCTCCCCGGCCACCGTGAGTATTAGCGAGGGAGAGGAGAATAGCGTGCCGTCAGCAGACAAAAAG GTGCAGTGGTTGTTGGATAACTACGAGACGGCGGAGGGCGTGAGTCTGCCCCGCTCCACCCTCTACTGCCACTACCTGCTGCACTGTCAGGAGCAGAAGCTGGAGCCCGTCAACGCCGCCTCCTTCGGCAAACTCATCCGCTCCGTCTTCATGGGCCTGAGGACCAGACGCCTGGGGACCCG AGGGAACTCTAAGTACCACTACTACGGCCTGAGAATCAAGGCTAGCTCCTCTCTGCTCCGCCTGATGGAGGACCAGCAGCATCTGGCCATGAGACAACAACCTTTCTCTCAGAAACAGAG GTTGAAGCCAGTGCAGAAGGTGGAAGGAATGACCAATGGGATGTCGTCGGGGGCGGGGCAaccgcagcagcagcagcagggtTCAGGGCTGTCAGATATCAGTGCTCAAGTTCAGCAGTACCAGCAGTTCCTCG ATGCTTCTCGCGCCCTCCCCGAGTTCCCCGATATTGACCTGCGGGGGAAGCCCATGCCAGAGGGCACCGAGCTGGAGCACATCAAGAGCTTCCAGCTGCTCTACAGAGAGCACTGCGAG GCCATCCTGGATGTGATGGTCAACTTGCAGTTCACACTGGTGGAGACCTTGTGGAAAACCTTCTGGAGGTTTAGTGAGAGCCAAGCCGGAGACTCAGCCACTCTGGCTGT CCACGACGAGTCTGAGAAGCGCCTGCCCAAGTCGTGCTTGGTGATGCTGTGCAAACACGATCCCGTTCTGCGCTGGAGTCGGGACTGTGACAACGCGCTGTACCAGGGGCTGGTGGAGATCCTCATCCCAGATGTCCTGAGGCCCATCCCCA GTGCCTTAACTCAAGCCATCCGTAATTTTGCCAAGAGTTTGGAGAGCTGGCTCACTAACGCCATGATGAACATTCCCGAGGAGATGGTCCGTGTTAAG GTGACGTGTGCGAACGCCTTCGCTCAGACCCTGCGCAGGTACACCTCCCTCAACCACCTGGCCCAGGCGGCACGCGCCGTCCTCCAGAACACCGCACAGATCAACCAGATGCTCAGCGACCTCAACCGGGTCGACTTCGCTAATGTGCAG GAGCAGGCCTcttgggtgtgtagatgtgaggatcgGGTCGTGCAGCGTTTAGAGCAGGACTTTAAGCTCACCCTCCAGCAGCAGAACTCTCTGGAACAGTGGGCAGCTTGGCTAGACGGGGTGGTCTCCCAGGTCCTAAAGCCCTACCAGGCCAGCTCGGCCTTCCCCAAGGCAGCCAAGCTCTTTCTGCTCAGGTGGAGCTTCTACAG ctCTATGGTGATCAGAGACCTGACCCTGCGCAGTGCGGCGAGTTTCGGCTCCTTCCACCTCATCCGTCTGCTGTACGATGAGTACATGTACTACCTTATAGAGCACAGAGTGGCCCAGGCCAAAGGGGAGACTCCCATCGCCGTCATGGGAGAG TTTGCAAGCCTTGGGCGTAGTCTGAGTACACTGGATCCTGATAAAG aagaggaagaggaggaggaagatgagagtgaggatgagtgtCAGGAGTTGTCCCTGCCCTCTGACGGTGGTGCCCTTGGGGAGGAGTCTCTGGAACCACCCGCCAAGCTGGCCCGAACTGACCAGAGAGTTCTCTTCAGCACGGGCAATGTGCAGgactga